The following proteins are co-located in the Rippkaea orientalis PCC 8801 genome:
- the nifB gene encoding nitrogenase cofactor biosynthesis protein NifB: MLQSTGLINSDSSAAKQAKPCGGSSAHKSPGASGCSSSNTQAIAPDIQERIAKHPCYSEDAHHHYARLHVAVAPACNIQCNYCNRKYDCANESRPGVVSEVLTPEEAAHKALVIAGKIPQMTVLGIAGPGDPLANPEQTFRTFELVAEKAPDIKLCLSSNGLMLPDYIDRIKELKIDHVTLTINMIDPEIGEKIYPWVRFNRKRYKGLEGVKILHERQMESLDALREANILCKVNSVMIPGINDHHLAEVNELIRSKGAFLHNIMPLISAPEHGTHFGLTGQRGPTPKELKTVQDSCSGNMKMMRHCRQCRADAVGLLGEDRSQEFTKDKFLEMTPEYDLAKRQEVHEDIEKFTAEVKAAKAQVAASKKASGTKILVAVATKGNRLVNQHFGHAKEFQIFEVDGVEVKFVAHRKVDHYCQSGYGEEASLEHIIKAIGDCKGVLASKIGSCPQTELRKAGIEPFEAYDVIDKVALDFYEQYVQSTPLVGVSS, translated from the coding sequence ATGTTACAATCCACCGGTCTAATTAACTCTGACTCATCGGCGGCCAAGCAAGCAAAACCTTGTGGCGGTTCCTCGGCTCATAAGTCCCCTGGAGCCTCTGGTTGCAGTTCTTCCAATACCCAAGCGATCGCACCTGATATTCAGGAACGCATTGCCAAACACCCTTGTTATAGCGAAGATGCCCATCACCACTATGCCCGCTTGCACGTTGCGGTTGCTCCTGCCTGTAATATTCAATGCAACTATTGCAATCGCAAGTATGACTGTGCCAATGAAAGCCGTCCTGGGGTCGTCAGCGAAGTTCTGACTCCCGAAGAAGCCGCCCATAAAGCCTTAGTCATTGCCGGAAAGATTCCCCAAATGACCGTTTTAGGAATTGCAGGGCCTGGAGATCCTTTAGCCAACCCAGAGCAAACTTTTCGTACCTTTGAATTGGTGGCGGAGAAAGCTCCTGATATTAAACTCTGTTTGTCGAGTAATGGCTTAATGTTACCCGATTATATTGATCGCATCAAAGAACTCAAAATTGATCATGTCACCTTAACCATCAACATGATTGACCCTGAAATTGGGGAAAAAATCTATCCTTGGGTGCGCTTCAACCGCAAACGCTACAAAGGCCTTGAAGGGGTAAAAATCCTCCATGAACGGCAAATGGAAAGCCTCGATGCCCTCAGAGAAGCGAATATCCTTTGCAAAGTTAACTCTGTTATGATTCCAGGGATCAACGATCATCACCTGGCCGAAGTTAACGAACTGATTCGTTCTAAGGGTGCATTCCTCCACAATATTATGCCCCTGATTAGTGCCCCCGAACATGGAACCCATTTTGGACTAACGGGACAACGCGGACCGACTCCTAAAGAATTAAAGACTGTTCAAGACAGTTGTTCGGGCAACATGAAAATGATGCGTCACTGTCGTCAATGTCGCGCTGATGCCGTGGGACTGTTAGGAGAAGATCGTTCTCAGGAATTTACTAAGGACAAATTCCTCGAAATGACCCCCGAATACGACTTAGCCAAACGGCAGGAAGTCCACGAAGACATTGAGAAATTTACCGCCGAAGTCAAGGCTGCTAAAGCACAAGTGGCTGCTAGTAAGAAAGCAAGCGGAACCAAGATTTTAGTCGCGGTTGCTACGAAAGGAAACCGTCTGGTTAACCAACATTTCGGCCATGCTAAGGAATTTCAAATCTTTGAAGTCGATGGCGTAGAGGTCAAATTTGTTGCCCACCGAAAAGTTGATCATTATTGTCAAAGTGGATACGGCGAAGAAGCCTCATTAGAGCATATTATTAAAGCAATAGGAGATTGCAAAGGAGTGCTCGCCTCTAAGATTGGTAGTTGCCCCCAAACCGAATTACGCAAAGCTGGTATAGAACCCTTTGAAGCTTACGATGTCATCGATAAAGTGGCTTTGGATTTCTACGAGCAATATGTGCAGTCAACCCCCTTGGTAGGAGTGTCCTCATGA
- a CDS encoding 4Fe-4S binding protein, with translation MSYTITSDCIACDRCRVQCPTNAIRIESGVLLIDPTQCNHCVGSYGTPQCAAMCPTNFGCLPDNSCFWEVSDLQLTDYWDAWFIRYQSLVTGLKTKGHHKYWQHWFDVYSQKLATLFS, from the coding sequence ATGAGTTACACCATTACGTCTGATTGTATTGCTTGCGATCGCTGTCGGGTTCAATGTCCCACTAACGCAATTCGCATTGAGAGTGGTGTATTACTTATTGACCCTACCCAGTGTAATCATTGCGTTGGTTCTTATGGAACTCCCCAGTGTGCAGCGATGTGTCCCACCAATTTTGGCTGTTTACCCGATAATTCCTGCTTCTGGGAAGTTTCAGACCTCCAATTAACTGATTATTGGGATGCTTGGTTTATTCGCTATCAATCTTTAGTGACAGGGCTCAAAACCAAAGGACACCACAAGTATTGGCAACATTGGTTTGATGTTTACTCCCAAAAATTAGCAACCCTTTTTAGTTAG
- the nifS gene encoding cysteine desulfurase NifS translates to MKDCIYLDNNATTQVDEEVLGAMLPYLTLYYGNPSSMHTFGGQVGSAIKTAREQVAALLGAEPSEIVFTSCGTEGDNAAIRAALAAQPNKRHIITTEVEHPAILNLCKNLERQGYTVTYLSVNNQGQLDLSELEASLTGNTAVVSIMYANNETGVIFPVEQVGQMAKEYGALFHVDAVQAVGKVPLNMAESTIDMLTLSGHKIHAPKGIGALYVRRNTRFRPLLIGGHQERGRRAGTENVPGIVALGKAAELAAYHLQYGTSERELRDYLEQTILTIIPDTVLNGHPVQRLPNTSNIGFKFIEGEAILLSLNQYGICASSGSACTSGSLEPSHILRAMGLPYSVLHGSIRFSLSRFTTQEQIQKVLEVLPGIIDRLRALSPFNSDEAGWLVEQEKAALAKS, encoded by the coding sequence ATGAAAGACTGCATTTATCTTGATAATAATGCAACCACTCAAGTTGATGAGGAAGTATTAGGCGCAATGTTGCCTTACCTCACTCTCTATTACGGAAACCCTTCGAGTATGCACACTTTTGGCGGACAAGTTGGCAGTGCCATTAAAACCGCAAGAGAACAGGTGGCTGCTTTATTAGGGGCCGAACCCTCGGAAATTGTCTTTACCAGTTGTGGAACGGAAGGGGATAATGCAGCTATTCGCGCTGCGTTGGCTGCCCAACCTAATAAACGGCACATTATTACCACAGAAGTCGAACATCCGGCGATTTTGAATCTCTGCAAAAATTTAGAACGCCAGGGTTACACCGTTACCTATCTGTCGGTGAATAACCAAGGACAGCTTGATCTCAGTGAACTAGAAGCGTCCTTAACCGGAAATACTGCCGTTGTCTCCATCATGTATGCCAACAACGAAACGGGGGTGATCTTCCCGGTGGAACAGGTGGGACAAATGGCTAAGGAATATGGGGCTCTGTTCCATGTGGATGCAGTGCAAGCGGTGGGTAAAGTGCCTTTAAATATGGCCGAAAGTACCATCGATATGTTAACCCTATCCGGCCATAAAATTCATGCCCCCAAAGGGATTGGTGCATTATATGTCCGTCGTAATACTCGTTTTCGTCCTTTGTTGATTGGCGGACATCAAGAACGGGGTCGTCGTGCCGGAACCGAAAATGTGCCAGGGATCGTTGCGTTAGGAAAAGCCGCCGAATTGGCAGCCTATCACCTACAATACGGGACTTCTGAACGGGAATTACGGGATTATTTAGAACAGACAATTCTCACCATTATTCCCGATACGGTATTAAATGGTCATCCCGTGCAACGATTACCGAATACCTCAAATATTGGCTTTAAATTTATTGAAGGGGAAGCTATTCTTTTATCCCTGAATCAATACGGAATCTGTGCTTCTTCGGGGTCAGCTTGTACCTCTGGATCGCTAGAACCGTCCCATATTTTACGCGCAATGGGTCTTCCTTATAGTGTTTTACACGGCTCAATTCGCTTTAGTTTATCGCGCTTTACGACCCAAGAGCAAATCCAAAAAGTCCTCGAAGTCTTACCCGGAATTATTGACCGACTCAGAGCATTATCGCCGTTTAACAGCGATGAAGCAGGTTGGTTAGTTGAACAAGAAAAAGCCGCCTTAGCTAAGTCATAA
- the nifU gene encoding Fe-S cluster assembly protein NifU, translating to MWEYTDKVMEFFYNPRNQGTITEKQEGQAITTGEVGSIACGDALRLHLKIDEATQIILDARFQTFGCASAIASSSALTELLVGKTLDEALSLTNREIAEFLGGLPEEKMHCSVMGQEALEAAIFNYRGIPLDHHEDDEGALICKCFGVTDARIRRVIIENDLTTAEQVTNYVKAGGGCSSCLSDIDDILADITQEKATAVTAATEVVQSKLTPQKPLNNLQKITLIQQILDEEIKPALAKDGGDVELFDVEGDLVKVILQGACGSCASSTQTLKMGIEARLRERVSPELTVISV from the coding sequence ATGTGGGAATATACAGATAAGGTAATGGAGTTCTTCTACAACCCGCGTAATCAAGGAACGATTACAGAAAAGCAAGAAGGACAAGCCATTACAACTGGAGAAGTCGGAAGCATTGCCTGTGGTGATGCCCTAAGATTACACCTCAAAATTGATGAAGCGACTCAAATTATTCTTGATGCTAGATTTCAAACTTTTGGTTGTGCCTCTGCCATTGCTTCCTCCTCCGCCTTGACGGAATTATTAGTTGGAAAAACCCTCGACGAAGCCCTCAGTTTAACCAATAGAGAAATTGCTGAATTTTTAGGGGGTTTACCCGAAGAGAAAATGCACTGTTCTGTGATGGGACAAGAAGCCTTAGAAGCTGCTATTTTTAATTACCGAGGCATTCCTTTAGACCACCATGAAGATGACGAAGGAGCCCTGATTTGCAAATGTTTTGGAGTAACTGATGCGAGGATTCGTCGTGTTATTATCGAAAATGATCTGACCACAGCCGAACAAGTTACCAACTATGTTAAAGCCGGTGGAGGATGTAGTTCTTGTCTGTCTGATATCGATGATATTTTAGCCGATATTACTCAAGAAAAAGCCACCGCCGTCACAGCAGCCACCGAAGTTGTTCAAAGTAAATTAACTCCCCAAAAACCCCTAAATAACTTACAAAAAATCACCCTCATTCAACAAATTCTCGACGAAGAAATTAAACCAGCCTTGGCAAAAGATGGAGGAGATGTAGAGTTATTTGATGTCGAAGGAGATTTGGTCAAAGTGATATTACAAGGAGCCTGTGGTTCCTGTGCCAGCAGTACCCAAACCTTAAAAATGGGAATCGAAGCCAGATTACGAGAGCGTGTTTCTCCTGAGTTAACGGTTATTTCTGTGTAA
- the nifH gene encoding nitrogenase iron protein: protein MRQIAFYGKGGIGKSTTSQNTLAGMAQAGNRIMIVGCDPKADSTRLILNCKAQVTVLHLAAERGAVEDLELSDVLLTGFENIKCVESGGPEPGVGCAGRGIITSINFLEEEGAYEDLDFVSYDVLGDVVCGGFAMPIREGKAQEIYIVTSGEMMAMYAANNIARGILKYAHTGGVRLGGLICNSRNVNKEIELIEELAERLNTQMIHFVPRSKQVQEAELRRQTVIQYSPEHPQAQEYRDLGDKIVNNTKLTIPTPIDNDELEELLINYGLLGSEEEYKKVMEADMAAQALTRGAK from the coding sequence ATGCGTCAAATTGCATTTTACGGAAAAGGCGGTATCGGTAAGTCTACCACTTCTCAAAACACCTTAGCCGGAATGGCTCAAGCTGGCAACCGCATCATGATTGTTGGTTGTGACCCCAAAGCTGACTCTACCCGTTTGATCCTCAACTGTAAAGCTCAGGTAACGGTATTACACTTAGCTGCCGAACGTGGTGCTGTTGAAGATCTCGAACTCTCAGATGTATTACTCACTGGGTTTGAAAACATCAAGTGTGTTGAATCTGGTGGTCCCGAACCTGGGGTTGGTTGTGCTGGACGTGGTATTATCACCTCCATCAACTTCCTTGAAGAAGAAGGTGCTTATGAAGATCTAGACTTCGTATCCTATGACGTATTAGGAGACGTTGTTTGTGGTGGTTTCGCTATGCCTATCCGTGAAGGAAAAGCACAAGAAATCTACATCGTTACCTCTGGGGAAATGATGGCGATGTATGCAGCTAACAACATCGCTCGTGGGATCTTAAAATATGCCCACACTGGTGGTGTTCGTTTAGGTGGTTTAATTTGTAACAGCCGTAACGTTAACAAAGAGATCGAATTGATCGAAGAGTTAGCTGAACGCTTAAACACCCAAATGATCCACTTCGTACCCCGTTCCAAACAGGTACAAGAAGCTGAATTACGTCGTCAGACCGTTATTCAATACTCCCCTGAGCACCCCCAAGCTCAAGAATACCGTGATTTAGGTGACAAGATCGTTAACAACACCAAACTCACCATCCCCACTCCTATCGACAACGACGAACTCGAAGAACTGTTGATCAACTACGGTTTACTTGGCTCAGAAGAAGAGTACAAGAAAGTTATGGAAGCTGACATGGCTGCCCAAGCTTTAACCAGAGGCGCGAAGTAA
- the nifD gene encoding nitrogenase molybdenum-iron protein alpha chain: MSTVEDRKQLIQDVLDTYPEKLAKKRSKHLNVYEEGKDDCGVKSNIKSAPGVMTARGCAYAGSKGVVWGPIKDMIHISHGPVGCGYYSWSGRRNYYIGTTGVDTFGTMNFTSDFQEKDIVFGGDKKLLKITEEIEELFPLNNGISIQSECPVGLIGDDIEGVAKKAQKITGKPVIPVRCEGFRGVSQSLGHHIANDAVRDWVFSRDDAQEIETTPYDVAIIGDYNIGGDAWSSRILLEEMGLRVVAQWSGDGTINEMMQTPKVKLNLIHCYRSMNYISRHMEEKYGIPWFEYNFFGPTKIAESLRAIAALFDDTIKENAEKVIAKYEQQTAEVLAKYRPRLENKTVMMMVGGLRPRHVVPAFTDLGMKMIGTGYEFAHGDDYKRTTEYVDDATLIYDDVTAYEFEKFVQELKPDLVASGVKEKYVFQKMGLPFRQMHSWDYSGPYHGYDGFAIFARDMDLALNNPTWGLIKSPWNK, encoded by the coding sequence ATGTCAACAGTAGAAGACAGAAAGCAGCTTATCCAAGACGTTCTTGATACCTATCCTGAGAAGTTAGCCAAGAAACGGTCTAAACACCTCAATGTTTACGAAGAAGGCAAAGACGATTGTGGAGTAAAATCTAACATTAAGTCTGCACCTGGTGTAATGACCGCTCGTGGTTGTGCTTATGCAGGATCTAAAGGGGTGGTTTGGGGTCCTATCAAAGATATGATCCATATCTCCCACGGACCTGTTGGTTGCGGTTACTACTCTTGGTCTGGTCGTCGTAACTATTACATCGGAACCACTGGGGTTGATACCTTTGGTACGATGAACTTTACCTCTGACTTCCAAGAAAAAGACATCGTTTTTGGTGGAGACAAAAAACTCCTCAAAATCACCGAAGAAATCGAAGAATTATTCCCCCTCAACAATGGGATTTCCATTCAGTCTGAATGTCCTGTTGGATTAATTGGGGATGACATCGAAGGTGTTGCCAAAAAAGCGCAAAAAATTACTGGCAAACCCGTTATTCCCGTCCGTTGTGAAGGATTCCGTGGCGTTTCCCAATCCTTAGGACACCACATCGCTAACGACGCAGTGCGTGACTGGGTATTTAGCCGTGATGATGCTCAAGAAATCGAAACCACTCCCTATGATGTTGCCATCATTGGAGACTACAACATCGGTGGAGATGCTTGGTCTAGCCGTATTCTTCTCGAAGAAATGGGTCTGCGCGTCGTTGCTCAATGGTCTGGAGACGGAACCATCAACGAAATGATGCAAACCCCCAAAGTGAAACTCAACCTGATTCACTGTTACCGTTCCATGAACTACATCAGTCGTCACATGGAAGAAAAATACGGTATTCCCTGGTTTGAGTACAACTTCTTTGGTCCTACCAAGATTGCTGAATCCTTACGCGCGATCGCTGCTCTGTTTGATGACACCATCAAAGAAAATGCAGAGAAAGTAATTGCTAAGTACGAACAACAAACCGCAGAAGTCTTAGCCAAATACCGTCCTCGTTTGGAAAACAAAACCGTCATGATGATGGTGGGTGGACTACGTCCTCGTCACGTTGTTCCTGCTTTCACAGACTTAGGCATGAAAATGATCGGAACCGGATATGAGTTCGCTCACGGTGACGACTATAAACGTACCACTGAGTATGTTGATGATGCAACCCTCATCTATGATGACGTAACTGCCTACGAGTTCGAGAAATTCGTTCAAGAACTGAAACCCGACTTAGTTGCTTCTGGCGTTAAAGAGAAGTATGTCTTCCAGAAAATGGGACTACCTTTCCGTCAAATGCACTCTTGGGATTACTCTGGTCCTTACCACGGTTATGATGGGTTCGCTATCTTTGCACGGGATATGGACTTAGCTCTCAATAACCCGACCTGGGGATTAATCAAATCTCCTTGGAATAAGTAA